The sequence GCTGAAAGTCACCTCCTACACCGTCGGTAACGTGGCATACCTGCGCAGGGACGCCGGGTTCGCCAAGCAGACCGGCTATCAGGAGATCACGGTGGGGCCCAAGGGGGGCATGGCCGTCGCGGTCCCCACCTCCTACACCGGGGGACGCGACTCGGTGCTCCTGGCCGATCTGGTCGCCAACAACGGCACCAAGATCCAGACCGTCGACAAGCCGCTCGTCGCCAAGTTCGCCCACTGGACCCGCAACGGCGGAAAAGCGGTCCTGACCGTCCAGCGGAAGAACGGCGCGGCCTGGGAGACGACCGGCTTCGTCGTCGTCGACGCGACGGCGAAGACCGCCCGGCGGGTGAACGTGACGGGGGTGGACAGGACCGCGAGGTTCCGCTGGAGTCCCGACGGAGCCGACGTGGTGGCCGCCTACCAGGGCGGCACCCGCTTCTACGGCCAGGACGGGGCGGTCCGGCGCACCCTGCTCAAGACGGGAATCCCCGCCGGTGGCGAGGACGTGTTCTCCCCCTCGGGGAAGGCCCTCATGACCTGGTGCCCGGTGACCTACACCGAGCACGTCTGCCTCTGGGACCGCACCTCGGGCAAGCTCGCGGCCAAGGTGAACGTCCAGCCGAAGGCCCTGCTGGGCTGGTGGGACGACAAGCACTTCCTCGCCGTCGTGTCCAGCGCCGGCTCCTACCGGGTCGTCGTGGTCGATCTCAAGGGCAGGGCCGTGCGGGTGCTGGCCGCCATCTCCGCCGAAGACTGGGACAAGAAGCTCTACCTCAGCTACACCCGCAGGTGACGGCCCCGATCCGGTACGGCGGGCGCCCGCCGTACCGGGCCGGGAGGCCCGGCTCCGCGGCCCCCGGCGGGCAGGGCGTGCCGCAGGCCGGGTGAGGGCTTCAGGGGGCAGGGCGTGCCCGCGGGGCGGGCATGGGCCTCACGGCACAAGGGCGGGCCCGGGGGCGGGCCTACAGGTAGAGGCCGGTGCCGTTGTCGGTCTGCGGAGTGGCGATGGCGTGCAGGTCGCGTTCGCGCATGACGAGGTAGAGCTGGCCGTGGACCTCGACCTCGTACTGGTCCTCGGGATTGAACAGGACCTTGTCGCCCACCTTCACCGCCCGGGCGTTCGCGCCCGCACCGCAGACCTCGCCCCAGACGAGCCGGTTGGCCATCTTCACCGTCGCAGGGATGACGATGCCCGCCGTGCTGCGCCGCTCCTCTGACTCATGCTCGACCTTGACCATGACGCGGTCGTGGAGCATCTGAATCTCGAACTTCGGGTCACCCACAGTAGAAGCTTATGGGACCGGCGGGGCCGCGCCGGCTGATCCCGGCACGTGGGCCGTCCGGACGGGGCGCCGCGACCGCCCGGGACGCCGGGGCGGACCGTGCCCCCCCGGCGGACGGGACGAGCCCCCGGGCCCGCCGGGTGGCATCCGCCTGTCGTGCGGTCCTGGGGTTCCGGGGTCGGCGCGCGGTGCCGCGTCTATCGCGCGGCCCTGGGGAGCTCCAGCTCGGCGAACACGGACCTGTGGTCGGTGCCGGGGACACGGTGGACGCCGAACGACCGGACCGCGATCCGCGCGTCGGCGAACACGTGGTCGAGGGCCACCCCGGGGACCGGCTCCCAGCCCTGCTGGGGCCAGGTCGGGATGAGCCCCTGCCCGGTGACGTCGGCGGCGTCGCGGTAGCCGGTGGCGAGCAGCTCCCGCATGATCGCGTGGTCGAGGGTGGCGTTGAAGTCCCCGGCCAGGATCCGGTACGGCTCGGCCCCCGTC comes from Streptosporangium roseum DSM 43021 and encodes:
- a CDS encoding GroES family chaperonin, translated to MGDPKFEIQMLHDRVMVKVEHESEERRSTAGIVIPATVKMANRLVWGEVCGAGANARAVKVGDKVLFNPEDQYEVEVHGQLYLVMRERDLHAIATPQTDNGTGLYL